In Eschrichtius robustus isolate mEscRob2 chromosome 11, mEscRob2.pri, whole genome shotgun sequence, the following proteins share a genomic window:
- the SPTY2D1 gene encoding protein SPT2 homolog isoform X2, which yields MAKRTKDNFHGYNGIPVEEKSKKRQAMQTHTSQGTDQEFEMEEEDEFLEYNQAESEQEYEEEQEPPKAESKPKVPLKSAPPLMNFNDLLRLAEKKQYEPVEIKVVKKTEERPMTAEELREREFLEQKRRKRKPETDARLPPTRKVPSQKESVGTKLSKGSGDMHPSSKGTPLPYAEKKSRPSTANEKHLHLSSSKSMPGERTKVVSGSCAQPLPCEGRDRPVFNGAGKPHSSTCSPSIPKTSAKGTPKSATEHKAKKSPHPSRSRPGPMVTPHDKAKSPGVRQPGSSSSSAPGRPSTGTARPTVSSGPVPRRQNGSSNSGPERSVSGTRKPTSDLNPPGRTVSGTSGLGRPAGSSGCSERPTSGSGGSGRPVGSSGGLGRPMGSSGGPGRPVGSSGGLGRPVGSSGGPGRPVGSSGGLGRPMGSSGGPGRPVSSPHDLRRPVSGSGAPRRSVNGPGRSVVPAGQTVSSSGPGRPVSSFAPGQTVSTSGPSLKPKCTVVSETISSKNIISRSSNGQMNGMKPSLSGYRSAPGPQRLPSPGSYKRQREYEEEEDDDEYDSEMEDFIEDEGEPQEEISKHIREIFGYDRKKYKDESDYALRYMESSWKEQQKEEAKSLRLGMQEDLDEMRREEEEMKRRKAKKLKKH from the exons ATGGCCAAGAGGACAAAGGATAATTTCCATGGTTACAATGGGATTCCTGTTGAGGAGAAGTCAAAGAAGAGGCAGGCAATGCAAACCCACACTAGCCAGGGAACAGACCAAGAGTTTGAGATGGAGGAAGAGGATGAATTCTTAGAATACAATCAAGCAGAGTCAGAGCAAGAGTATGAGGAAGAGCAAGAACCTCCCAAAGCTGAAAGCAAGCCAAAGGTCCCCCTTAAAAGTGCCCCACCACTCATGAACTTCAATGATCTACTCAGGCTGGCTGAGAAAAAGCAGTACGAACCGGTGGAGATAAAGGTAGTGAAGAAGACAGAAGAGCGGCCTATGACTGCAGAAGAACTTAGGGAGCGAGAATTCCTTGAACAAAAGCGGAGGAAAAGGAAACCTGAGACAGATGCAAGATTACCACCAACCAGAAAAGTACCCTCTCAGAAAGAAAGTGTGGGCACAAAACTTAGCAAAGGTTCTGGAGACATGCATCCTTCTTCCAAGGGTACTCCCCTTCCTTATGCTGAGAAGAAATCCAGACCCAGCACAGCTAATGAGAAACACTTGCATTTATCCTCATCCAAATCCATGCCAGGAGAAAGGACCAAAGTAGTATCTGGCAGTTGCGCCCAACCCTTGCCTTGTGAGGGCCGTGACAGACCTGTTTTCAATGGGGCTGGAAAGCCCCACTCCAGCACCTGTTCACCAAGTATCCCAAAGACTTCTGCTAAAGGGACTCCAAAATCTGCTACTGAGCACAAAGCCAAAAAATCTCCTCATCCTAGCCGTTCCAGGCCTGGACCCATGGTCACCCCACACGATAAGGCCAAGAGTCCAGGTGTCAGGCAGCCAGGCAGCAGCTCCAGCTCAGCCCCTGGGAGGCCTAGCACAGGGACTGCTCGGCCCACGGTTAGTTCTGGCCCCGTGCCCAGGCGCCAGAATGGCAGCTCCAACTCAGGACCCGAGCGATCAGTCAGTGGGACCAGGAAGCCAACCAGTGACTTAAATCCCCCAGGACGGACAGTCAGTGGTACAAGTGGCCTTGGTCGACCTGCAGGCAGCTCAGGTTGCTCTGAGCGACCTACCAGTGGCTCCGGTGGTTCTGGGCGGCCTGTGGGTAGCTCTGGTGGCCTTGGGCGGCCTATGGGCAGCTCTGGTGGCCCTGGGCGGCCTGTGGGCAGCTCTGGTGGCCTTGGGCGGCCTGTGGGCAGCTCTGGTGGCCCTGGGCGGCCTGTGGGTAGCTCTGGTGGCCTTGGGCGGCCTATGGGCAGCTCTGGTGGCCCTGGGCGGCCTGTGAGCAGTCCACATGACCTTCGACGACCAGTGAGTGGCTCAGGGGCCCCTAGGCGGTCAGTCAATGGCCCTGGCCGATCAGTAGTTCCAGCTGGACAAACTGTCAGCAGTTCAGGCCCTGGTAGACCAGTGAGCAGCTTTGCACCTGGGCAGACAGTTAGTACCTCAGGTCCCTCTCTGAAGCCCAAATGCACTGTTGTCTCAGAAACGATTTCTTCCAAGAATATAATCAGCCGATCCAgcaatggacagatgaatggaatgaAGCCTTCCTTATCTGGCTACAGATCTGCCCCAG GTCCTCAAAGGCTTCCCTCCCCTGGTAGTTACAAAAGGCAGCGAGAATatgaagaggaggaagatgatGATGAATATGACTCTGAAATGGAAGATTTTATTGAAGATGAAGGAGAACCTCAGGAAGAAATATCCAAGCACATTCGAGAGATCTTTGGCTATGACCGAAAAAA ATACAAAGATGAAAGCGATTATGCCTTACGTTACATGGAGAGTAGTTGGAAAgagcagcagaaggaagaagcaaAGAG TTTAAGACTGGGTATGCAAGAAGATTTAGACGAAATGAGAcgtgaagaagaagaaatgaaacgtCGAAAGGCCAAGAAGCTGAAGAAGCATTAG
- the SPTY2D1 gene encoding protein SPT2 homolog isoform X1 has translation MDFREVLLIASKAQGVNNVPKRYSLAVGPPKKDPKVKGVQSAAVQAFLRRKEEELRRKALEEKRRKEELVKKRIELKHDKKARAMAKRTKDNFHGYNGIPVEEKSKKRQAMQTHTSQGTDQEFEMEEEDEFLEYNQAESEQEYEEEQEPPKAESKPKVPLKSAPPLMNFNDLLRLAEKKQYEPVEIKVVKKTEERPMTAEELREREFLEQKRRKRKPETDARLPPTRKVPSQKESVGTKLSKGSGDMHPSSKGTPLPYAEKKSRPSTANEKHLHLSSSKSMPGERTKVVSGSCAQPLPCEGRDRPVFNGAGKPHSSTCSPSIPKTSAKGTPKSATEHKAKKSPHPSRSRPGPMVTPHDKAKSPGVRQPGSSSSSAPGRPSTGTARPTVSSGPVPRRQNGSSNSGPERSVSGTRKPTSDLNPPGRTVSGTSGLGRPAGSSGCSERPTSGSGGSGRPVGSSGGLGRPMGSSGGPGRPVGSSGGLGRPVGSSGGPGRPVGSSGGLGRPMGSSGGPGRPVSSPHDLRRPVSGSGAPRRSVNGPGRSVVPAGQTVSSSGPGRPVSSFAPGQTVSTSGPSLKPKCTVVSETISSKNIISRSSNGQMNGMKPSLSGYRSAPGPQRLPSPGSYKRQREYEEEEDDDEYDSEMEDFIEDEGEPQEEISKHIREIFGYDRKKYKDESDYALRYMESSWKEQQKEEAKSLRLGMQEDLDEMRREEEEMKRRKAKKLKKH, from the exons aaaagataCAGTTTGGCAGTGGGTCCTCCCAAAAAAGACCCAAAAGTTAAGGGTGTCCAGTCGGCAGCTGTCCAGGCTTTtctcagaagaaaagaagaagagctCAGACGAAAAG CTttggaagagaaaaggagaaaagaagaattaGTGAAAAAGCGAATTGAGCTAAAACATGACAAGAAAGCAAGAGCTATGGCCAAGAGGACAAAGGATAATTTCCATGGTTACAATGGGATTCCTGTTGAGGAGAAGTCAAAGAAGAGGCAGGCAATGCAAACCCACACTAGCCAGGGAACAGACCAAGAGTTTGAGATGGAGGAAGAGGATGAATTCTTAGAATACAATCAAGCAGAGTCAGAGCAAGAGTATGAGGAAGAGCAAGAACCTCCCAAAGCTGAAAGCAAGCCAAAGGTCCCCCTTAAAAGTGCCCCACCACTCATGAACTTCAATGATCTACTCAGGCTGGCTGAGAAAAAGCAGTACGAACCGGTGGAGATAAAGGTAGTGAAGAAGACAGAAGAGCGGCCTATGACTGCAGAAGAACTTAGGGAGCGAGAATTCCTTGAACAAAAGCGGAGGAAAAGGAAACCTGAGACAGATGCAAGATTACCACCAACCAGAAAAGTACCCTCTCAGAAAGAAAGTGTGGGCACAAAACTTAGCAAAGGTTCTGGAGACATGCATCCTTCTTCCAAGGGTACTCCCCTTCCTTATGCTGAGAAGAAATCCAGACCCAGCACAGCTAATGAGAAACACTTGCATTTATCCTCATCCAAATCCATGCCAGGAGAAAGGACCAAAGTAGTATCTGGCAGTTGCGCCCAACCCTTGCCTTGTGAGGGCCGTGACAGACCTGTTTTCAATGGGGCTGGAAAGCCCCACTCCAGCACCTGTTCACCAAGTATCCCAAAGACTTCTGCTAAAGGGACTCCAAAATCTGCTACTGAGCACAAAGCCAAAAAATCTCCTCATCCTAGCCGTTCCAGGCCTGGACCCATGGTCACCCCACACGATAAGGCCAAGAGTCCAGGTGTCAGGCAGCCAGGCAGCAGCTCCAGCTCAGCCCCTGGGAGGCCTAGCACAGGGACTGCTCGGCCCACGGTTAGTTCTGGCCCCGTGCCCAGGCGCCAGAATGGCAGCTCCAACTCAGGACCCGAGCGATCAGTCAGTGGGACCAGGAAGCCAACCAGTGACTTAAATCCCCCAGGACGGACAGTCAGTGGTACAAGTGGCCTTGGTCGACCTGCAGGCAGCTCAGGTTGCTCTGAGCGACCTACCAGTGGCTCCGGTGGTTCTGGGCGGCCTGTGGGTAGCTCTGGTGGCCTTGGGCGGCCTATGGGCAGCTCTGGTGGCCCTGGGCGGCCTGTGGGCAGCTCTGGTGGCCTTGGGCGGCCTGTGGGCAGCTCTGGTGGCCCTGGGCGGCCTGTGGGTAGCTCTGGTGGCCTTGGGCGGCCTATGGGCAGCTCTGGTGGCCCTGGGCGGCCTGTGAGCAGTCCACATGACCTTCGACGACCAGTGAGTGGCTCAGGGGCCCCTAGGCGGTCAGTCAATGGCCCTGGCCGATCAGTAGTTCCAGCTGGACAAACTGTCAGCAGTTCAGGCCCTGGTAGACCAGTGAGCAGCTTTGCACCTGGGCAGACAGTTAGTACCTCAGGTCCCTCTCTGAAGCCCAAATGCACTGTTGTCTCAGAAACGATTTCTTCCAAGAATATAATCAGCCGATCCAgcaatggacagatgaatggaatgaAGCCTTCCTTATCTGGCTACAGATCTGCCCCAG GTCCTCAAAGGCTTCCCTCCCCTGGTAGTTACAAAAGGCAGCGAGAATatgaagaggaggaagatgatGATGAATATGACTCTGAAATGGAAGATTTTATTGAAGATGAAGGAGAACCTCAGGAAGAAATATCCAAGCACATTCGAGAGATCTTTGGCTATGACCGAAAAAA ATACAAAGATGAAAGCGATTATGCCTTACGTTACATGGAGAGTAGTTGGAAAgagcagcagaaggaagaagcaaAGAG TTTAAGACTGGGTATGCAAGAAGATTTAGACGAAATGAGAcgtgaagaagaagaaatgaaacgtCGAAAGGCCAAGAAGCTGAAGAAGCATTAG